Proteins encoded together in one Deinococcus sp. Marseille-Q6407 window:
- the priA gene encoding primosomal protein N' — MKAKAESRRPSCPPHGFAGPLPLGCRVLVPWRGEPLVGLVVGSGQERQSHRLREALQLLDDPAAPWVLPATVEAVGHWSAAASLPLGLVWDDLLGVGWQPALAHQVRAVPGADLSAFAENAAPAAVPGNHWTDGAGYLPALLDAVREQGLLEEEFTLRRPTLTRVFAADLGQGPLTPKQREAAEWLAEYPGQASLSSWARGAGVSSSVVAAVLAKGHAELREEAALPPALPAAAEPWSSDAPDRLPTGGDGWRLNGGKFAGRAQALAPRIQAQLRAGRSVLVLAPEHATLDRAWAALSGLAAPCGTAAALFSGLLSPEQREHSWEQIRSGAARLVVGSYLALTAPLQDLGLLLLLDEGSDAYKLPSGSRAWIPDVAQAVARAHGAGLGAAGVAPAVETVAWPALELPAPRLRLHTVDYSAAPQQPELGPLSMPAQAQSSLGYPLSHDLRAVLRQVQERGRQAALLAPRRGYSALLRCPRCEHTPQCPNCDVALRYHQGAHQLSCHQCGHRQNVPQTCENCGEALWQTKGPGTEWIAQEVAQLLPGTPVYRIDKDHQDDLSALYAGQSGVVVGTQLLLSQPAPPELALVAVTLADTWLNVPDFRASERYHALLWELAEWHPARAPLLLVQTFQGQHPALEAVRSGQSVSAYPRQEWELRQALGYPPHACLAQVEVAARDRDRASAAAEQLAAALYGAGATAQEVLGPAPAPIARVRGVYPYHLLLRARSSDRLQDLLAAVGGARAGGRVRVDVSPRNLS, encoded by the coding sequence GTGAAAGCAAAGGCGGAGAGCCGGCGCCCTTCTTGCCCTCCCCACGGCTTTGCTGGCCCGCTGCCGCTGGGCTGCCGGGTGCTGGTGCCCTGGCGCGGCGAGCCGCTGGTCGGCCTGGTGGTGGGCAGCGGTCAGGAGCGGCAGAGCCACCGCCTGCGCGAAGCCCTGCAACTGCTGGACGACCCAGCGGCGCCCTGGGTGCTCCCGGCCACGGTAGAGGCGGTGGGCCACTGGAGCGCGGCGGCCAGCCTGCCGCTGGGGCTGGTCTGGGACGACCTGCTGGGCGTGGGCTGGCAGCCGGCGCTGGCGCATCAGGTGCGGGCGGTGCCCGGCGCCGACCTGAGTGCTTTTGCCGAGAATGCCGCCCCCGCCGCCGTGCCGGGCAATCACTGGACGGACGGGGCCGGTTATCTGCCTGCCCTGCTAGACGCCGTGCGTGAGCAAGGCCTGCTGGAAGAGGAATTCACCCTGCGGCGCCCCACCCTGACGCGGGTGTTTGCAGCCGATCTGGGTCAGGGCCCGCTGACCCCCAAGCAGCGGGAAGCTGCCGAGTGGCTGGCCGAGTACCCCGGGCAGGCGTCACTGAGCAGCTGGGCACGGGGCGCAGGGGTCAGCAGCAGTGTGGTGGCCGCCGTGCTGGCCAAGGGCCACGCCGAACTGCGCGAGGAAGCGGCGCTCCCGCCGGCCCTGCCGGCTGCCGCCGAACCCTGGAGCAGTGACGCCCCCGACCGCCTGCCGACCGGCGGTGACGGCTGGCGACTGAACGGCGGCAAGTTTGCCGGCCGGGCGCAGGCCCTGGCGCCCCGCATTCAGGCGCAGCTGCGGGCCGGGCGCAGCGTGCTGGTGCTGGCCCCGGAACATGCCACCCTGGACCGGGCCTGGGCGGCGCTGAGTGGGCTGGCGGCCCCCTGCGGCACCGCTGCGGCGCTGTTCAGCGGCCTGCTGTCCCCAGAGCAGCGCGAACACAGCTGGGAGCAGATTCGCAGCGGCGCAGCGCGGCTGGTGGTGGGGTCATACCTGGCCCTCACGGCACCGCTGCAGGACCTGGGCCTATTGCTGCTGCTGGACGAGGGCAGTGACGCCTACAAGTTGCCTAGCGGGTCCCGCGCCTGGATTCCCGACGTGGCGCAGGCGGTGGCGCGTGCGCACGGCGCGGGTCTGGGGGCCGCCGGGGTGGCGCCGGCCGTAGAAACAGTGGCCTGGCCTGCCCTGGAACTGCCGGCCCCGCGTCTGCGGCTGCACACCGTGGACTACAGCGCCGCTCCCCAGCAGCCGGAACTGGGGCCGCTGTCCATGCCGGCGCAGGCCCAGAGCAGCCTGGGTTACCCGCTCAGCCACGACCTGCGGGCGGTGCTGCGGCAGGTGCAGGAGCGTGGCCGGCAGGCAGCATTGCTGGCGCCCCGGCGCGGCTACTCGGCGCTGCTGCGCTGCCCGCGCTGCGAACATACCCCGCAATGCCCCAACTGTGACGTGGCCCTGCGGTATCACCAGGGCGCCCATCAGCTCAGCTGTCATCAGTGCGGGCACCGGCAGAACGTGCCGCAAACCTGCGAGAACTGCGGCGAGGCCCTGTGGCAGACCAAAGGCCCCGGCACCGAGTGGATCGCGCAGGAGGTGGCGCAGCTGCTGCCCGGCACGCCGGTTTACCGGATAGATAAGGACCATCAGGACGACCTCTCGGCGCTGTATGCCGGCCAGAGCGGCGTGGTGGTGGGCACCCAGCTGCTGCTCTCGCAGCCGGCCCCGCCGGAGCTGGCGCTGGTGGCCGTGACCCTGGCCGACACCTGGCTGAATGTGCCGGATTTCCGCGCCTCGGAGCGGTATCACGCCCTGCTGTGGGAACTGGCCGAGTGGCACCCCGCCCGCGCCCCGCTGCTGCTGGTGCAGACGTTTCAGGGACAGCATCCGGCACTGGAAGCAGTCCGCAGCGGACAGAGTGTGAGCGCCTATCCCCGCCAAGAATGGGAACTGCGCCAGGCCCTGGGTTACCCGCCGCACGCCTGCCTGGCCCAGGTGGAAGTCGCCGCCCGCGACCGTGACCGCGCCTCGGCCGCCGCCGAGCAGCTGGCCGCCGCGCTCTACGGCGCCGGCGCCACCGCGCAGGAGGTGCTGGGCCCGGCACCCGCGCCGATTGCCCGGGTGCGGGGGGTCTACCCCTATCACCTGCTGCTGCGGGCCCGCAGCAGTGACCGTCTGCAGGACCTGCTGGCTGCGGTGGGCGGCGCGCGGGCCGGGGGCCGGGTGCGGGTGGATGTCAGCCCGCGCAACCTCAGCTGA
- a CDS encoding DUF808 domain-containing protein: MSGLIALLDDVAAIAKAAAASVDDVGVVAGRASAKAVGVVVDDTAVAPRYVTGFAPDRELPVIWRIAKGSLRNKVIFILPAVLLLNYFLPGALSPLLMLGGAYLSYEGAEKVIGALSGQSDEAADDAANAQLSSQEQEDQMVSGAIRTDFILSTEIMVISLAEVAAQPLLTQTLSLIVVALVITALVYGVVAVIVKLDDVGLNLSHRHPGTTRALGRLLVRAMPVVMSVLSVVGTAAMLWVGGHILATRLEEYGITAPEHLIRQLAEAAEAAVPFAAGAASWLGETAGSAILGLLVGSVIAGVVLLFRRLRRPASPQAS; encoded by the coding sequence GTGAGTGGCCTGATTGCCCTGCTGGACGACGTGGCCGCCATTGCCAAGGCAGCGGCCGCCTCGGTGGACGACGTGGGCGTGGTGGCCGGCCGGGCCAGCGCCAAAGCAGTTGGCGTGGTGGTGGACGATACCGCCGTGGCCCCCCGCTACGTGACCGGCTTTGCCCCCGACCGCGAACTGCCGGTCATCTGGCGCATCGCCAAGGGGTCGCTGCGCAACAAGGTGATTTTTATTCTGCCGGCGGTGTTGCTGCTCAATTATTTCCTGCCGGGGGCGCTCTCGCCGCTGCTGATGCTGGGCGGCGCTTACCTGTCGTACGAGGGCGCCGAAAAAGTGATCGGAGCACTGAGCGGCCAGAGTGACGAAGCGGCAGACGACGCGGCCAACGCGCAGCTTTCCAGCCAGGAGCAGGAAGACCAGATGGTGTCGGGCGCCATTCGCACCGACTTTATTCTCTCGACCGAAATCATGGTGATCTCGCTGGCCGAGGTGGCCGCTCAGCCGCTGCTGACCCAGACCCTGTCGCTGATCGTGGTGGCGCTGGTCATCACGGCGCTGGTGTACGGCGTGGTGGCGGTCATCGTGAAGCTGGACGATGTGGGACTGAATCTCTCGCACCGGCACCCGGGCACCACCCGCGCGCTGGGCCGGTTGCTGGTACGCGCCATGCCGGTCGTGATGTCGGTGCTCTCGGTGGTCGGCACAGCAGCGATGCTATGGGTGGGCGGCCATATCCTGGCAACCCGGCTGGAAGAGTACGGCATCACCGCTCCCGAACACCTGATCCGGCAGCTGGCCGAAGCCGCCGAAGCCGCCGTGCCGTTTGCTGCGGGCGCAGCCAGCTGGCTGGGCGAAACTGCCGGCTCGGCCATTTTGGGCCTGCTGGTGGGCAGCGTGATCGCCGGGGTGGTACTGCTGTTTCGCCGTCTGCGCCGGCCAGCGTCGCCCCAGGCCAGCTGA
- a CDS encoding ATP-binding cassette domain-containing protein — protein MSLLPAELQDVTVSAGGRSLLRDVTLTVHPGEALLLQGAGGSGKTTLLRLLAGERQTSAVRARQRLNVVGPDSEAALLRRDWPQPVAGVLLSALQEDRWAHQAAAQAARLAEVARLTGLEDLLERDFRTLSHGQRRRVSLARALMPGPELLLLDEFTDGLSPAARAELGAVLRGLHSSGTAVVLASHRPDEAPDLGWRVLQVAGGQVSAAPPALPEPVAVPGPLAGVHLAAPADPPALLVRLQDAEVYRGNVRALGPLSWEWHGGQHWLVTGENGSGKSTLTRLIYGEFQPALGGTVSRPFLPRDVISERRRAFGLVGAELGIRQRRGWTGSQILGSAFAGTEGFMEPLTSAQSTQLQELAARLELQDLLDRDARTLSQGQLRRLLLARAVLHRPRLLLLDEGLDFVDARSRILFLQLLPELTAGGTHILLVAHRPQDVPAGITHHLHLEGGRAAGVEKL, from the coding sequence ATGAGCCTGCTCCCCGCCGAACTGCAAGATGTGACGGTGTCTGCCGGGGGCCGGTCCCTGCTGCGAGACGTCACCCTGACGGTGCATCCCGGCGAAGCGCTGCTGCTCCAGGGTGCGGGTGGCAGCGGCAAGACCACGCTGCTGCGGCTGCTGGCCGGCGAGCGGCAGACCAGCGCCGTGCGGGCGCGGCAACGGCTGAATGTGGTGGGCCCGGACAGTGAAGCGGCCCTGTTGCGCCGCGACTGGCCGCAGCCGGTGGCCGGAGTGCTGCTTTCGGCGCTGCAGGAGGACCGCTGGGCGCATCAGGCCGCAGCGCAAGCGGCCCGGCTGGCCGAAGTGGCCCGCCTGACCGGATTAGAAGACCTGCTGGAGCGCGATTTCCGGACCCTCAGCCACGGGCAGCGCCGGCGGGTGTCGCTGGCCCGCGCCCTGATGCCGGGCCCCGAACTGCTGCTGCTGGATGAATTCACCGACGGCCTCAGCCCGGCGGCCCGCGCCGAACTGGGCGCCGTCTTGCGCGGGCTGCACTCATCGGGCACGGCTGTGGTGCTGGCGTCTCACCGCCCGGACGAGGCGCCGGACCTGGGCTGGCGGGTGCTGCAGGTGGCCGGCGGGCAGGTTTCGGCCGCGCCGCCGGCCCTGCCAGAGCCGGTAGCCGTGCCTGGACCACTGGCAGGCGTGCACCTGGCAGCGCCGGCCGACCCGCCTGCCCTGCTGGTCCGCCTGCAGGACGCCGAGGTGTACCGCGGGAACGTGCGGGCGCTGGGGCCGCTCAGCTGGGAGTGGCATGGTGGGCAGCACTGGCTGGTGACCGGCGAGAACGGATCGGGCAAAAGCACCCTGACCCGGCTGATTTACGGCGAGTTCCAGCCGGCGCTGGGGGGCACGGTCAGCCGGCCGTTTCTGCCGCGTGACGTGATTTCCGAGCGGCGGCGGGCCTTCGGGCTGGTGGGGGCCGAGCTGGGCATTCGCCAGCGGCGCGGCTGGACCGGCAGCCAGATTCTGGGCAGCGCCTTTGCCGGCACCGAGGGCTTTATGGAGCCACTCACTTCTGCCCAGTCCACGCAGCTGCAGGAGCTGGCCGCCCGGCTGGAGCTGCAGGACCTGTTGGACCGCGACGCCCGCACCCTCTCGCAGGGGCAACTGCGCCGGCTGTTGCTGGCCCGCGCCGTGCTGCACCGCCCGCGCTTATTGCTGCTGGACGAGGGTCTGGATTTCGTGGACGCCCGTAGCCGCATTCTGTTCTTGCAGCTGCTCCCAGAACTGACGGCGGGCGGCACCCATATTCTTCTGGTGGCCCACCGCCCGCAGGATGTCCCGGCAGGCATCACGCACCATCTACATCTGGAAGGCGGCCGGGCAGCTGGGGTGGAGAAGCTGTGA
- a CDS encoding sulfite exporter TauE/SafE family protein gives MSPLAWIGALLIGLSLGLLGSGGSILTVPALVYLAGADEKLAITQSLAIVGAISLVGLLPYAARGLVDWRRFALFGLPGVVGTALGARLSQFLSGQTQLLIFAVVMLLAATLMFRPPVQDGAAAQADDSGTMPTPLGTALQGLGVGTLTGVVGVGGGFLIVPALVLLGRLPMRYAVGTSLAIITLNSLTGFLEHLSQPHAPLDWRLIGLFAGVGILGSLLGSTVGKRVGVRPGAAAGLRQRAGPDGSLRADGQPLAGDLTGSRRPGGRCSLCWVFTCRAC, from the coding sequence ATGAGTCCACTGGCCTGGATTGGCGCCCTGCTGATCGGCCTGAGCCTGGGCCTGCTCGGCTCGGGTGGCTCGATTCTGACGGTGCCGGCGCTGGTGTATCTGGCCGGCGCAGACGAGAAACTGGCGATCACGCAAAGCCTGGCCATCGTAGGTGCCATCAGTCTGGTCGGGCTGCTGCCGTATGCCGCCAGAGGGCTGGTGGACTGGCGGCGCTTTGCCCTATTCGGGCTTCCCGGCGTGGTGGGAACTGCGCTTGGCGCGCGGCTGAGCCAGTTTCTCAGCGGGCAGACGCAACTGCTGATTTTTGCGGTGGTGATGCTGCTGGCGGCTACTCTGATGTTTCGCCCGCCCGTGCAGGACGGCGCCGCCGCACAAGCAGACGACTCAGGTACGATGCCTACGCCCTTGGGAACCGCACTGCAGGGCCTGGGTGTTGGGACCCTGACCGGGGTGGTCGGCGTGGGCGGCGGATTTCTGATCGTGCCAGCGCTGGTGCTGCTGGGCCGGCTGCCCATGCGGTACGCGGTCGGCACCAGCTTGGCCATCATCACCCTGAACAGCCTGACCGGCTTTCTGGAGCACCTGTCCCAGCCGCATGCTCCGCTGGACTGGAGACTGATCGGCCTGTTTGCCGGGGTCGGCATTCTGGGCAGCCTGCTGGGGTCTACCGTAGGCAAGCGGGTGGGTGTCCGGCCCGGCGCTGCGGCGGGGCTTCGCCAGCGTGCTGGTCCTGATGGGAGCTTACGTGCTGACGGCCAACCTCTCGCAGGTGATCTGACCGGCTCACGTCGCCCAGGGGGTCGGTGTTCGCTCTGCTGGGTATTTACCTGTAGGGCATGCTGA
- a CDS encoding MBL fold metallo-hydrolase — protein MFFKRFYDDDLAQASYMVGCQQTGECLVIDPIRDIRQYLDEAQAQRLRVTHVTETHIHADYLSGGRELAEATGARLLLSAEGGPDWQYTYATPKMEQLHHGDSFMVGNVRLDVRHTPGHTPESLSFLLTDTPRGEVPSLYFSGDFVFVGDLGRPDLLDEAAGGQDTRFQGAREMFRSLQEQFLTLPDHVQVWPAHGSGSACGKALGAVPSTTVGYERALSWWAPYVEKGDEQGFMDELLAGQPDAPLYYGRMKTQNRDGVPLLGHMEPLPELSAEEAQARLNAGALLIDTRPKEEYHQAAPAHSVNLPQANKVETWAGWLLRPENHDFVLLAQGAEAAEQLRRRLWMVGLDNVVGYTRSAAELNTRAVPPITPAELGAYAGALILDVRARSEYEAGHIPGARQLHAGRLPWKLDELPRDRTIIVHCQSGARSAAAASLLGSEGFDVLELAGGFEAWQRSHPDDVQKGLETPESQSAQ, from the coding sequence ATGTTCTTTAAGCGCTTTTACGACGACGATCTGGCCCAGGCTTCCTACATGGTGGGCTGCCAGCAGACCGGCGAATGCCTGGTGATTGACCCTATCCGCGATATTCGGCAGTACCTGGACGAAGCCCAGGCGCAGCGCCTGCGGGTAACCCATGTCACCGAAACCCACATTCACGCCGACTATCTCAGCGGCGGACGCGAGCTGGCGGAAGCGACCGGCGCCCGGCTGCTGCTGTCGGCCGAGGGCGGCCCCGACTGGCAGTACACCTACGCCACGCCGAAGATGGAACAGCTGCACCACGGCGACAGTTTCATGGTGGGTAACGTGCGGCTGGACGTGCGGCATACCCCTGGTCATACCCCCGAAAGCCTGTCGTTCCTGCTGACCGATACCCCCCGGGGTGAGGTGCCCAGCCTGTATTTCAGCGGCGATTTCGTCTTCGTGGGCGACCTGGGCCGGCCTGACCTGCTGGACGAGGCCGCCGGCGGCCAGGACACCCGCTTTCAGGGCGCCCGGGAGATGTTCCGCAGCCTGCAAGAGCAGTTTCTGACCCTGCCCGACCATGTGCAGGTGTGGCCCGCCCACGGGTCCGGCAGCGCCTGCGGCAAGGCGCTGGGCGCGGTGCCTTCTACTACCGTGGGGTATGAGCGGGCGCTCAGCTGGTGGGCGCCCTATGTGGAAAAGGGCGACGAGCAGGGCTTTATGGACGAGCTGCTGGCCGGCCAGCCCGACGCCCCGCTGTACTACGGCCGCATGAAGACCCAGAACCGCGACGGCGTGCCCCTGCTGGGCCACATGGAGCCGCTGCCCGAGCTGAGCGCTGAAGAGGCGCAGGCCCGGCTGAACGCCGGCGCGCTGCTGATCGACACCCGCCCCAAGGAGGAATACCATCAAGCGGCGCCGGCGCATTCGGTGAACCTGCCGCAGGCGAACAAGGTGGAAACCTGGGCCGGCTGGCTGCTGCGCCCCGAAAACCACGATTTCGTGCTGCTGGCCCAGGGTGCCGAAGCCGCCGAGCAACTGCGCCGCCGGCTGTGGATGGTGGGGCTGGACAATGTGGTGGGCTACACCCGTAGCGCGGCCGAGCTGAACACCCGCGCCGTGCCGCCGATCACCCCGGCCGAGCTGGGTGCGTACGCCGGCGCCCTGATTCTGGATGTGCGGGCCCGCTCCGAGTACGAGGCTGGCCATATCCCCGGCGCCCGGCAGCTGCATGCCGGCCGCCTGCCCTGGAAGCTGGACGAACTGCCGCGTGACCGCACCATCATCGTGCACTGCCAGTCGGGGGCCCGCAGCGCCGCCGCCGCCAGCCTGCTGGGCAGCGAAGGTTTCGACGTGCTGGAACTGGCCGGCGGCTTCGAGGCCTGGCAGCGAAGCCATCCGGACGACGTGCAAAAGGGCCTGGAAACACCTGAAAGCCAGTCGGCACAGTGA
- a CDS encoding metal-sensitive transcriptional regulator, with product MSKEAASDATALPLSETDRKILTRLRRIEGQVRGLQRMIEEGRDCPDVLTQLSGVRSALDAAGDVMLEQYASGCRARPGEAVTPADVVRAVKLLRG from the coding sequence ATGAGCAAAGAGGCTGCCTCTGACGCCACTGCCCTGCCGCTTTCCGAAACCGACCGGAAGATTCTGACCCGCTTAAGGCGCATCGAAGGGCAGGTGCGTGGTCTGCAGCGCATGATCGAAGAAGGCCGTGACTGCCCGGACGTGCTGACCCAGCTTTCGGGGGTGCGCAGTGCGCTGGACGCTGCTGGCGACGTGATGCTGGAACAGTACGCCAGCGGCTGCCGCGCCCGCCCCGGCGAGGCCGTGACCCCGGCAGACGTGGTGCGGGCAGTCAAGCTGCTGCGCGGCTGA
- a CDS encoding sugar phosphate nucleotidyltransferase, producing MVLVLSADHIYKLDYAPVIEQHLKTGASVTLVTTEIQDESEATRFSNVRADRQGKVTEFAYKPEQPLGRTVACEVFVYDAQLLLSTLEQLEQEGHLGDYGEYLLPRLVDRGDAYTYPLGGYWLDVGTLSAYHQAHRDFLDGSGLELDDPSWPFITSAITQPPARIQPQGEVAGSFICGGAEIAGTVVRSLIGPGAVVERGAEVRDSVVQGGARIRAGAQVSRTVVDRDAEIGEKAVVGGQAANARLSVVGAGARVAGGAHLGPGLQVPPQKHLRAGAEDQTAEELSGES from the coding sequence GTGGTACTGGTCCTGAGTGCCGACCATATCTACAAACTGGACTACGCTCCGGTGATTGAGCAGCACCTCAAGACCGGCGCCAGTGTCACGCTGGTCACCACCGAGATTCAGGACGAAAGCGAAGCCACCCGCTTCAGCAATGTCCGCGCCGACCGGCAGGGCAAGGTGACCGAATTTGCCTACAAGCCTGAGCAACCGCTGGGCCGCACGGTGGCCTGCGAGGTGTTCGTGTATGACGCCCAATTGCTGCTGTCCACCCTGGAACAGCTGGAGCAGGAAGGCCACCTAGGCGACTACGGCGAGTACCTGCTGCCCCGGCTGGTGGACCGCGGCGATGCCTACACCTATCCCCTAGGCGGCTACTGGCTGGACGTGGGCACCCTGAGCGCCTATCACCAGGCGCACCGCGATTTTCTGGACGGCAGCGGCCTGGAACTGGACGATCCCAGCTGGCCGTTTATCACTTCGGCCATCACCCAGCCGCCGGCCCGGATTCAGCCACAAGGGGAGGTGGCCGGGTCGTTTATTTGCGGCGGCGCAGAAATTGCCGGCACGGTGGTCCGCAGTCTGATCGGCCCCGGCGCCGTGGTGGAGCGGGGCGCCGAGGTCCGCGACTCTGTGGTGCAGGGCGGAGCCCGGATCCGGGCCGGCGCGCAGGTCAGCCGCACCGTGGTGGACCGGGACGCCGAGATCGGTGAAAAGGCCGTGGTGGGCGGACAAGCGGCCAACGCCCGGCTCAGCGTGGTGGGCGCTGGCGCCCGGGTCGCAGGCGGAGCCCACCTGGGCCCGGGGCTGCAAGTGCCACCCCAGAAACACCTCCGCGCCGGAGCCGAGGACCAGACCGCCGAGGAACTGAGCGGCGAGAGCTGA
- a CDS encoding sugar phosphate nucleotidyltransferase, whose amino-acid sequence MNTRIAGKTVLTIILAGGKGSRLAPLTDQLAKPAVPFLGTYRLIDFALSNVVHSGLQDVWIIEQYLPHSLNAHLAGGRPWDLDRTRGGLEVSRPFPARKAATAALPRATHRHSPCTLA is encoded by the coding sequence ATGAACACCCGTATTGCCGGCAAGACGGTCCTGACCATCATTCTGGCGGGAGGCAAGGGCAGCCGCCTGGCGCCACTCACCGATCAGCTTGCCAAGCCGGCGGTGCCGTTTCTGGGCACCTACCGGCTAATTGATTTTGCCCTCTCCAACGTGGTCCACAGTGGCCTGCAGGACGTATGGATCATCGAGCAATACCTGCCCCACAGCCTGAACGCCCACCTGGCCGGCGGCCGGCCCTGGGACCTGGACCGCACCCGCGGCGGCCTGGAAGTGAGCCGCCCTTTTCCGGCCCGGAAAGCAGCGACGGCGGCTTTGCCGAGGGCAACGCACAGGCACTCGCCCTGCACGCTGGCCTGA
- the rpmB gene encoding 50S ribosomal protein L28 yields MSRVCYLTGKKNLVVNSVVRRGKARAQGGVGRKTTGITKRVQKPNLQKKTILEGGETRQVWLSAKAIRMLNRGPVNGIELI; encoded by the coding sequence ATGTCTAGAGTGTGCTATTTGACCGGTAAGAAGAACCTGGTGGTGAACTCGGTGGTTCGCCGCGGTAAGGCCCGTGCCCAGGGCGGGGTCGGCCGTAAGACCACCGGCATCACCAAGCGTGTGCAGAAGCCCAACCTGCAGAAGAAAACCATTCTCGAAGGCGGCGAAACCCGCCAGGTCTGGCTGAGCGCCAAGGCCATCCGGATGCTGAACCGCGGTCCCGTGAACGGCATCGAACTGATCTGA
- a CDS encoding metal ABC transporter substrate-binding protein, giving the protein MTRASLLQTATLLSLSLLACGPAPQEGQAQTQETQAASVAAASDAAAVPAGALSVTATTSVIGDFVWAVGGDRVTVQTLVPAGSDAHTFSPSPGSIRTLAQSRALFANGAGLEGWLDQASAAAPDVPAYRLAEQLPLHTSETEAGGGDHTHGDHDPHAWWDADLAAAYLDEIAATLSQLDPAGAETYRQNARAYAAEIRSVDEYGQQQFAALPPEQRRVAATHGGLNYFAERYGLELVGTVIPGLSTEREPSAQDLAALATRMREQNVHVILTENVVAGSDRLAQALAAETGAVVAPPIYTDALGPAGSPGETFPGALRHNIDTIVAALKQAAAH; this is encoded by the coding sequence ATGACGCGTGCCTCTTTGCTGCAGACAGCAACCTTGCTGAGCCTGAGCCTGCTGGCCTGCGGCCCCGCGCCCCAAGAGGGCCAGGCCCAGACTCAGGAAACACAGGCGGCCAGCGTGGCAGCAGCCAGCGACGCTGCGGCTGTGCCGGCCGGCGCACTGAGTGTGACCGCCACCACCTCGGTTATCGGTGATTTCGTGTGGGCGGTGGGCGGGGACCGGGTCACGGTACAGACGCTGGTGCCGGCCGGCAGCGACGCCCATACCTTTTCTCCCAGCCCCGGCAGCATCCGCACTCTGGCGCAGAGCCGGGCGCTGTTTGCCAACGGCGCCGGGCTGGAAGGCTGGCTGGATCAGGCGTCGGCGGCAGCGCCGGACGTGCCGGCCTACCGACTGGCCGAGCAATTGCCGCTGCATACGTCAGAAACTGAAGCGGGCGGCGGCGACCACACCCACGGCGACCACGACCCCCACGCCTGGTGGGACGCCGACCTGGCCGCCGCTTATCTGGACGAAATTGCCGCCACCCTGAGCCAGCTGGACCCGGCCGGTGCGGAGACTTACCGGCAGAATGCCAGAGCTTACGCTGCCGAAATCCGGTCGGTGGACGAGTACGGACAGCAGCAGTTCGCGGCCCTGCCGCCGGAGCAGCGCCGGGTGGCGGCCACCCACGGCGGCCTGAACTACTTTGCAGAGCGCTACGGCCTGGAACTGGTCGGCACCGTGATTCCCGGCTTGAGCACCGAACGTGAGCCTAGCGCACAGGATCTGGCGGCGCTGGCCACACGAATGCGTGAGCAGAATGTCCACGTCATCCTGACCGAGAATGTCGTGGCCGGCAGCGACCGACTGGCCCAGGCGCTGGCAGCCGAAACCGGCGCGGTGGTGGCGCCGCCCATCTATACCGACGCTCTGGGCCCGGCCGGCAGCCCCGGCGAGACCTTTCCGGGTGCGCTGCGGCATAACATAGACACCATCGTGGCGGCCCTGAAGCAGGCTGCCGCCCACTGA
- a CDS encoding metal ABC transporter ATP-binding protein, whose protein sequence is MTHLSCDPHCYRPAALQARHLTVQYGGRVALQDASVEFRLGEFSAVIGPNGAGKSSLLKALLGLVPLSGGEVDYGGSADLQPHAAYVPQQQTLDWAFPVTVWDVAMMGRTGRLGWWHRPGPDDRARAEQALRQTELWDLRTRHIAELSGGQRQRALLARMLVRDAAVLLLDEPLTGVDTTTSQGVLQLLRAQADAGRAVVIVTHDLEQAAHWCDHLVFVNRRIVAAGPPEQVYTPANIEATFSAARPPQAALPPQEAPSC, encoded by the coding sequence ATGACCCATCTGTCCTGCGACCCCCACTGCTACCGGCCGGCTGCCCTGCAAGCCCGGCACCTGACCGTGCAGTACGGTGGCCGCGTGGCCCTACAGGACGCCAGCGTAGAATTCCGGCTGGGTGAATTCAGCGCGGTGATTGGGCCCAACGGCGCCGGCAAGAGCAGCCTGCTCAAAGCGTTGCTGGGCCTGGTGCCGCTGAGCGGGGGAGAGGTGGATTACGGCGGCAGTGCCGACCTGCAACCCCACGCCGCCTATGTGCCGCAGCAGCAGACGCTGGACTGGGCTTTTCCGGTGACCGTCTGGGACGTGGCGATGATGGGCCGCACCGGCCGGCTGGGCTGGTGGCACCGGCCAGGGCCGGACGACCGGGCCCGCGCCGAGCAGGCCCTGCGTCAGACCGAACTGTGGGACCTGCGCACCCGGCACATCGCCGAGCTGAGCGGCGGGCAGCGGCAGCGGGCGCTGCTGGCCCGGATGCTGGTGCGTGACGCGGCCGTGCTGCTGCTGGATGAACCGCTGACCGGGGTGGACACCACCACCTCGCAGGGGGTACTGCAGCTGCTGCGCGCTCAGGCAGACGCCGGCCGCGCGGTGGTGATCGTCACCCACGATCTGGAACAGGCCGCGCACTGGTGTGATCATCTGGTGTTTGTCAATCGCCGGATTGTGGCGGCCGGGCCGCCGGAGCAGGTCTACACGCCCGCCAATATCGAGGCCACCTTCAGCGCGGCGCGGCCCCCGCAGGCGGCGCTTCCGCCGCAGGAGGCTCCATCATGCTGA